One genomic window of Aethina tumida isolate Nest 87 chromosome 3, icAetTumi1.1, whole genome shotgun sequence includes the following:
- the LOC126265099 gene encoding uncharacterized protein LOC126265099, protein MYPFGDMDMADGPPTDYEMLPKKKRHRHKYTHQQVMELEKYVGVKLQDQQITNLANKFNLSFYQIKVWFKNRKAKARIRKSSNAQSSTPQPDIKQPSIQQDVIMPYSINQLLFKQPATYQTPVEPPGIYKEALKYYFEEFEQNGKHQSTIGQRPIPQAPIQQLSIQQSSTRQSCIPQAPTKDPGIHQNGIKPHSIHDLKFKQRDTHQIPVEPPGIYKEAIDFYIQKYGYEQFGTHQTKTSRGTGQRPKRQASVKHSGIHQQAIKRPPINQSTIEQRQIPQAPTKHPGIHQNSIKPHSIHELKFKQRDTHQIPVEPPGIYKEAIDFYIQKYGYEQFGTHQTKTSRGTGQRPKRQASAKHSGIHQQAIKPPPINQSTIEQRQIPQASTEHPGTTIKPRSFRDLDFKQPDTYQEAIEQPGIHQDVIKRSPIHQTNIEQTHTPQVHIEQPSIHQANINQHYIQQLIFKQYGIYQSDTEQRPIEQAPIEQRGVHQSDTRQSPIPQAPIEHPGIHQGDIKPYSINNLIFKQSGTYQPAIGQPGIHQKVSKRSPVHQADIEQSPIPQASIEQLSAHQSGTRQSPIPQTSIEHPGIHQGDIKLHSINNLIFKQPGTYQSTIGQPGIHQKVGKRSPIHQADIERSPIPQAPIEQSGFHQEAIKRTQTPQPGIHQADINQRYIQQFSFEQYGIHQSDIEQRSIPQTPIEQHGVQQEAIKRSPVYQADIEQSPIPQAPIEQFGAHQSGTRQSPIPQAVIEQPGTHQEAIKRTHTPQPGIHQADINQRYIQQFGFEQYGIHQSDTEQRPVPQVPIEQRGVHQEAIKRSPVYQADIEQSPIPQAAIEQLSVHQSGTRQSPIPQAPIEQHGIHQEIIERTHTPQPGIHQADINQLYIQELGFEQYGVHQSDIEQRPISQGPIEQRGVHQEAIKRSPVYQADIEQSPIPQAPIEQLGVHQSGTRQSPIPQAAFEQPGIHQEAFKRTHTPQPGIHQADINQRYIQQFGFEQYGIHQSDIEPIPQAPIEQGGVLQEAIKQSPVYQAGIEQSPIPEAPNEQFGVHQSGTRQSPIPQAAIEQPGIHQEAIERTHTPQPGIHQADINQLYIQQFGFEQYGIHQSDIEQRSIPQAPIEQRDVQQEAIKRSPVYQAGIEHSPIPEAPNEQLGVHQSGTRQSPIPQAPIEQPGIHQKAIKRTHTPQPGIHQADIKQRYIQQLGFEQYGMHQSDIEQNPLPQAPIEQLGVHQSGTRQSPIPQAPIEQPGIHQEAIKRTHTPQPGIHQADIKQRYIQQLGFEQYGMHQSDIEQNPLPQAPIEQRGAQQSGTRQSPIPQAAIEQPGIHQEAIQRTHTPQPGIHQADINQLYIQHLGFEQYGMHQSDFEQNPLPQAPIEQLGIHQEAIKRSPVYQADIEQSPIPQAAIEQLGDHQSGTSQSPIPQAPIEQSGVHQETIKRSPIYQAVIEQHYNYQVPITQYAFYQSASEQLANGAYTNMGLTQTQDKVWYQDRDNNHFFENGIGGYNSHHQNRLYY, encoded by the coding sequence atgtaTCCATTCGGAGACATGGATATGGCCGATGGGCCACCGACAGATTACGAAATGTTACCAAAGAAAAAAAGACATAGACATAAATACACTCATCAACAAGTGATGGAACTTGAAAAGTATGTGGGCGTTAAGCTACAAGATCAACAAATAACTAACCTCgctaataagtttaatttaagctTCTATCAAATTAAGGTTTGGTTCAAAAATCGTAAAGCTAAAGCACGTATTCGCAAATCAAGCAATGCACAAAGTTCTACCCCACAACCAGACATTAAACAACCCAGTATACAGCAAGATGTTATTATGCCATATTCTATTAATCAATTACTCTTTAAACAACCTGCTACTTACCAAACACCCGTTGAACCACCTGGTATTTATAAAGAAGcccttaaatattattttgaagaatttgaaCAAAATGGTAAACACCAATCAACCATTGGACAAAGACCTATCCCACAAGCACCTATTCAACAACTTAGTATTCAACAATCAAGCACAAGACAAAGTTGTATCCCGCAAGCACCCACTAAAGATCCTGGTATTCACCAAAATGGCATTAAACCACATTCTAttcatgatttaaaatttaaacaacgtGATACTCACCAAATACCCGTTGAACCACCCGGTATTTACAAAGAAgccattgatttttatattcaaaaatatggcTATGAACAATTTGGTACTCACCAAACAAAGACATCAAGAGGCACAGGACAAAGACCTAAACGGCAAGCATCCGTTAAACATTCTGGTATTCACCAACAAGCCATTAAACGACCTCCTATTAACCAATCAACCATTGAACAGAGACAAATCCCGCAAGCACCCACTAAACATCCTGGTATTCACCAAAATAGCATTAAGCCACATTCTAttcatgaattaaaatttaaacaacgtGATACTCACCAAATACCCGTTGAGCCACCCGGTATTTACAAAGAAgccattgatttttatattcaaaaatatggcTATGAACAATTTGGTACTCACCAAACAAAGACATCAAGAGGCACAGGACAAAGACCTAAACGGCAAGCATCCGCTAAACATTCTGGTATTCACCAACAAGCCATTAAACCACCTCCTATTAACCAATCAACCATTGAACAGAGACAAATCCCACAAGCATCCACTGAACATCCTGGTACCACCATTAAGCCACGTTCTTTTCGTGATTTAGACTTTAAACAACCTGATACTTACCAAGAAGCCATTGAACAACCTGGTATTCACCAAGATGTCATTAAACGATCTCCCATTCACCAAACAAACATTGAACAAACTCATACCCCGCAAGTACACATTGAGCAACCTAGTATTCACCAAGCAAACATTAATCAACATTATATTCAACAATTAATCTTTAAACAATATGGTATTTACCAGTCAGATACTGAACAAAGACCTATTGAACAAGCACCCATTGAACAACGTGGTGTCCACCAATCAGACACAAGACAAAGTCCTATTCCGCAAGCACCCATAGAACATCCTGGTATTCACCAAGGTGACATTAAACcatattctattaataatttaatctttaaacaATCTGGTACTTACCAGCCAGCCATTGGACAACCTGGTATTCACCAAAAAGTCAGTAAACGATCTCCTGTTCACCAAGCAGATATTGAACAAAGCCCTATCCCACAAGCATCCATTGAACAACTTAGTGCCCACCAATCAGGCACAAGACAAAGTCCAATCCCACAAACATCCATTGAACATCCTGGTATTCACCAAGGTGACATTAAGCTacattctattaataatttaatctttaaacaACCTGGTACTTACCAATCAACCATTGGACAACCTGGTATTCACCAAAAAGTCGGTAAACGATCTCCAATTCACCAAGCAGACATTGAACGAAGTCCTATCCCACAAGCACCCATTGAACAATCTGGTTTTCACCAAGAAGCCATTAAACGAACTCAAACTCCGCAACCTGGTATTCACCAAGCAGATATTAACCAACGttatattcaacaatttaGCTTTGAACAATATGGCATTCACCAGTCAGACATTGAACAAAGATCTATCCCACAAACACCCATTGAACAACATGGTGTTCAGCAAGAAGCTATTAAACGATCTCCTGTGTACCAAGCAGACATTGAACAAAGCCCTATCCCACAAGCACCTATTGAACAATTTGGTGCCCACCAATCAGGCACAAGACAAAGTCCTATTCCGCAAGCAGTTATTGAACAACCTGGTACTCACCAAGAAGCCATTAAACGAACTCATACCCCACAACCTGGTATACACCAAGCAGATATTAACCAACGTTATATTCAACAATTTGGCTTTGAACAATATGGTATTCACCAGTCAGACACTGAACAAAGACCTGTCCCACAAGTACCTATTGAACAACGTGGTGTTCACCAAGAAGCCATTAAACGATCTCCTGTTTACCAAGCAGACATTGAACAAAGCCCTATCCCCCAAGCAGCCATTGAACAACTTAGTGTCCACCAATCAGGCACAAGACAAAGTCCTATTCCGCAAGCACCCATTGAACAACATGGTATTCACCAAGAAATCATTGAACGAACTCATACCCCGCAACCTGGTATTCACCAAGCAGATATTAATCAACTTTATATTCAAGAATTAGGCTTTGAACAATATGGTGTTCACCAGTCAGACATTGAACAAAGACCTATCTCACAAGGGCCCATTGAACAACGTGGTGTTCACCAAGAAGCTATTAAACGATCTCCTGTGTACCAAGCAGACATTGAACAAAGCCCTATCCCACAAGCACCCATTGAACAACTTGGTGTTCACCAATCAGGCACAAGACAAAGTCCTATTCCGCAAGCAGCCTTCGAACAACCTGGTATTCACCAAGAAGCCTTTAAACGAACTCATACCCCGCAACCTGGTATTCACCAAGCTGATATTAACCAACGTTATATTCAACAATTTGGCTTTGAACAATATGGTATTCACCAGTCAGACATTGAACCCATCCCACAAGCACCCATTGAACAAGGTGGTGTTCTCCAAGAAGCCATTAAACAATCTCCTGTTTACCAAGCAGGCATTGAACAAAGTCCTATCCCAGAAGCACCCAATGAACAATTTGGTGTCCACCAATCAGGCACAAGACAAAGTCCTATTCCCCAAGCAGCCATTGAACAACCTGGTATTCACCAAGAAGCCATTGAACGAACTCATACCCCGCAACCTGGTATTCACCAAGCTGATATTAACCAACTTTATATTCAACAATTTGGCTTTGAACAATATGGCATTCACCAGTCAGACATTGAACAAAGATCTATCCCACAAGCACCCATTGAACAACGTGATGTTCAACAAGAAGCCATTAAACGATCTCCTGTTTACCAAGCAGGCATTGAACATAGTCCTATACCAGAAGCACCCAATGAACAACTTGGTGTCCACCAATCAGGCACAAGACAAAGTCCTATTCCGCAAGCACCCATTGAACAGCCTGGCATTCACCAAAAAGCCATTAAACGAACTCATACCCCGCAACCTGGTATTCACCAAGCAGATATTAAACAACGTTATATTCAACAATTAGGATTTGAACAATATGGTATGCATCAGTCAGACATTGAACAAAACCCTTTGCCACAAGCACCCATTGAACAACTTGGTGTCCACCAATCAGGCACAAGACAAAGTCCTATTCCGCAAGCACCCATTGAACAGCCTGGCATTCACCAAGAAGCCATTAAACGAACTCATACCCCGCAACCTGGTATTCACCAAGCAGATATTAAACAACGTTATATTCAACAATTAGGATTTGAACAATATGGTATGCATCAGTCAGACATTGAACAAAACCCTTTGCCACAAGCACCCATTGAACAACGTGGTGCTCAACAATCAGGCACAAGACAAAGTCCTATTCCCCAAGCAGCCATTGAACAACCTGGTATTCACCAAGAAGCCATTCAACGAACTCATACCCCGCAACCTGGTATTCACCAAGCAGATATTAACCAACTTTATATTCAACATTTAGGCTTTGAACAATATGGTATGCATCAGTCAGACTTTGAACAAAACCCTTTGCCACAAGCACCCATTGAACAACTTGGTATTCACCAAGAAGCCATTAAACGATCTCCTGTTTACCAAGCAGACATTGAACAAAGCCCTATCCCACAAGCAGCCATTGAACAACTTGGTGACCACCAATCGGGCACAAGTCAAAGTCCTATTCCGCAAGCACCCATTGAACAATCTGGTGTTCACCAAGAAACTATTAAACGATCTCCTATTTACCAAGCAGTCATTGAACAACATTATAATTACCAAGTACCCATTACACAATATGCTTTTTATCAATCAGCCTCTGAACAACTTGCCAATGGGGCTTATACGAATATGGGGTTAACACAAACACAAGATAAAGTTTGGTACCAGGACAGAGATAACAaccatttttttgaaaatggaaTAGGTGGATACAATAGCCACCATCAAAATaggttgtattattaa
- the LOC109606814 gene encoding protein zerknuellt 1-like produces MNVYETLENDMSNVSGLSEDYRQINQPTVQERISEQIHSPQRTSPRPGDQRRDNKQLLSRQLVSPLNVKRRAYYSEFQLCTLEDEYLKDKYISKKKRIEIGTRLNISERQVKVWYQNKRNKEKKHRKKFGCSYDESDVTHKDDSDNLLKDEDHQHQMMMYRQQMYSQINHQPHQFNTELPMQNHNLLSVTEQYTPRQDWSRENQETPIAAMQSIPELPSLALLQQYYTQGSVPQENGNPASTQHPQQSTRHEFMDGNHAPPVEEVQSILDLSSPASLQWYYPQGSVPQENGNPASTQHPQQSTRHEFMDGNHAPPVEEMQSILDLSSPASPQIYYTQRSITQESNTSASTQLRPNNFIWKPLMELGNHLVSPPLSSSSSAEEVTFSQETRMDDLTYIPNHWPTTSVHDVQNISPRSSPDVGRDVLSSDEDFGR; encoded by the exons ATGAACGTGTATGAGACTTTGGAGAACGACATGTCCAATGTT tcaGGACTATCAGAAGATTACAGACAAATAAATCAACCCACTGTTCAAGAGAGGATCAGTGAACAAATACATTCTCCACAACGTACAA GTCCACGCCCAGGTGATCAACGAAGAGACAATAAACAACTTCTTTCTAGGCAATTAGTAAGCCCCTTGAATGTCAAAAGACGTGCATATTATTCCGAGTTCCAGCTCTGCACATTAGAAGATGAGTATCTCAAGGATAAATACATAAGCAAAAAAAAGAGAATTGAAATTGGCACTCGACTAAATATATCTGAAAGGCAAGTTAAGGTCTGGTACCAAAACAAGAGAAATAAGGAAAAGAAGCACCGTAAGAAGTTTGGATGCAGCTATGACGAATCAGATGTCACTCACAAAGATGACAGTGATAATTTGTTAAAGGATGAAGATCATCAACATCAGATGATGATGTATAGGCAACAAATGTATTCCCAGATAAACCATCAGCCACATCAATTCAATACTGAATTACCAATGCAAAATCATAATTTGTTGTCTGTAACAGAACAATACACACCACGACAGGACTGGAGTCGAGAAAATCAAGAAACTCCAATTGCGGCAATGCAAAGCATACCAGAACTGCCCTCTCTCGCATTACTCCAACAATACTACACTCAGGGGAGTGTGCCACAAGAAAATGGTAACCCTGCAAGTACCCAACATCCACAACAAAGCACAAGGCACGAGTTCATGGATGGAAATCATGCACCTCCAGTTGAGGAAGTGCAAAGCATACTAGATCTGTCCTCTCCAGCATCACTCCAATGGTACTACCCTCAGGGGAGTGTACCACAAGAAAATGGTAACCCTGCAAGTACTCAACATCCACAACAAAGCACAAGGCACGAGTTCATGGATGGAAATCATGCACCTCCAGTTGAGGAAATGCAAAGCATACTAGATCTGTCCTCTCCAGCATCACCCCAAATTTACTACACTCAAAGAAGTATCACACAAGAAAGTAACACTTCTGCAAGTACCCAACTGCGAccgaacaattttatttggaaaccACTTATGGAGTTGGGTAATCATCTGGTTTCTCCCccattatcatcatcatcatcggCTGAAGAAGTGACCTTCAGTCAGGAGACACGGATGGATGATCTCACTTATATACCAAATCACTGGCCAACTACTTCAGTTCAtgatgtacaaaatatttcacctcGATCTTCCCCGGATGTGGGTCGTGACGTTTTATCTTCAGACGAGGATTTTGGACGATAA
- the LOC109606815 gene encoding putative uncharacterized protein DDB_G0282499, with amino-acid sequence MESKKQKKSRLFTNDQMIELEGYLGHKPTEQLISELAKKFKVSDNQIKNWFRNRQAKVRQQNKVPVKRNLLKYEGMGFDELLSENVDGSNSKKLSNYYEKPLRGKIKKTKSNTLQPLKCFKKIESYCHSNKNGSMENNCSYDNFQLNKQNNLVVDNISKVPLQNNSNNTNYSDNIQFNKQNNLLVANISMVPLQNNSNYNNSYNINYNNYNFQSNYQNNLDGFNYPPCGSSQQREHHFYNNLGSNYYPDMKTYDQQYIQYNNPHSNFKNYFPTQQHPLQDNYIPSEVQENVICYMKDDTEVSLTVL; translated from the coding sequence ATGGAAAgcaaaaagcaaaaaaaaagtCGACTATTCACCAATGACCAAATGATAGAACTTGAGGGTTACTTGGGACACAAACCAACTGAACAACTAATAAGTGAATTGGCcaagaaatttaaagtaagCGATAATCAAATTAAGAATTGGTTCAGAAATCGACAGGCTAAAGTACGTCAACAAAACAAAGTACCCGTCAAGAGAAACCTGTTGAAATATGAAGGAATGGGATTTGATGAACTTTTAAGTGAGAATGTCGATGGTTCCAATAGCAAAAAATTGtcgaattattatgaaaaacctTTACGTGGCAAAATTAAGAAGACCAAGAGTAACACTTTGCAGcccttaaaatgttttaaaaaaatagaaagctATTGccattctaataaaaatggaaGTATGGAAAACAATTGCAGTTATGATAATTTCCaattgaataaacaaaataatctgGTAGTAGATAATATTTCTAAGGTACCTCTCcaaaataattccaataatacaaattacagTGATAACATCCAgttcaataaacaaaataatctgCTAGTAGCTAATATTTCTATGGTACCCcttcaaaataattcaaattacaataacagttataatataaattacaataattataattttcagtccaattatcaaaataatttggatGGGTTTAACTATCCACCCTGTGGATCATCTCAACAAAGAGAAcaccatttttataacaatttgggatcaaattattatccagacatgaagacaTATGATCAACAGTACATTCAGTATAATAACCCACATtcgaatttcaaaaattattttccaactCAACAACATCCTTTACAAGATAATTATATTCCTTCAGAAGTCcaagaaaatgttatttgttatatgAAAGATGACACTGAGGTATCCTTAACTGTcctttaa
- the LOC109605470 gene encoding uncharacterized protein LOC109605470: protein MGPVKNRHNYTSLQVTVLERYLQAKPKKKQRKEISKELKLTDGQIKAWFRNRYTQLRRLDKRNFLKYKEIGYDDLKNGTIIQPPISQVTIRQPTIHQQGFEQRLIKQDIIGQTPIHQTGTKQLEIHQQGIEQPPIKRGQHISHQEEFIQHTTTLHDEFTDFQLITLENEFRTCKYMKKQRLNKISVSLGLPENQVNVWFQNRLSKDNYIAKNNMMGHSSFYVDYQHKSMMYSQKKSTPLAQLQMVFRQQLPLISEYQPLISNMAQPNWSSLLKEPKAIPLTNAPSKLCGEYGTLPPPPNCLTHSVKYPEEPHSMLYLNNVENIPPFEQTKAFTLNEHSKSFLDSVSSSLPSCLA, encoded by the exons ATGGGTCCAGTCAAAAATAGACATAACTACACCTCCCTACAAGTCACAGTACTCGAGAGGTATTTGCAGGCCAAACCAAAGAAGAAACAAAGAAAAGAAATCTCCAAGGAACTCAAATTAACCGATGGGCAAATTAAGGCTTGGTTCAGAAATCGATATACTCAACTCCGTAGGCTAGACAAGAGAAACTTcttgaaatataaagaaattggaTATGATGATCTT aaaaatggaACCATTATTCAGCCTCCTATTTCTCAAGTTACCATTAGACAACCTACCATCCATCAACAAGGCTTTGAACaacgtttaattaaacaagataTCATTGGACAAACTCCTATTCACCAAACAGGCACCAAACAACTTGAGATTCATCAACAAGGCATTGAACAACCTCCTATTAAACGAGGACAACATATAAGTCACCAAGAAGAATTTATACAACATACAACAACGTTACACGATGAGTTTACTGACTTCCAACTAATAACTTTGGAGAACGAATTTCGTACTTGTAAATACATGAAGAAACAAAggttgaataaaatttctgtcAGCCTGGGATTACCAGAGAACCAAGTTAATGTTTGGTTCCAAAATAGACTTAGCAAGGACAATTATAttgctaaaaataatatgatggGGCACTCCAGTTTTTATGTTGATTATCAACATAAAAGTATGATGTATTCTCAGAAGAAATCCACACCATTAGCACAGTTACAAATGGTCTTCAGGCAACAACTGCCTTTGATTTCAGAATACCAACCATTGATCTCGAATATGGCTCAACCAAACTGGTCGTCACTCCTTAAAGAACCAAAAGCAATTCCTCTGACAAATGCACCATCTAAACTATGTGGAGAATATGGTACTTTGCCTCCACCACCTAATTGCTTGACCCATTCGGTAAAGTACCCAGAGGAGCCCCATTCAATGCTCTATCTAAATAATGTGGAGAATATCCCACCATTTGAACAAACAAAAGCATTCACCCTTAATGAACACTCAAAGAGTTTTTTAGACAGTGTTTCATCGTCCCTCCCTTCATGTTTGGCTTGA